A part of Methanohalobium evestigatum Z-7303 genomic DNA contains:
- a CDS encoding site-2 protease family protein → MSNTTIAIAIFLFYWIVVSYLKKRGTLAKYNIDAYGPILMIRTERGQGLLKSLARPKRFWRLFANIGIPLMFAGMVAMFLVVILSDIAMLTSFGGQTPEPGKFNEPQNIFLIPGVNDFIPLTWGIIALVVTLVVHEFSHAILSIVENVRVKSMGILLALVPIGGFAEPDEEQLFGVSRDENVGSSESSIDEKSGETKKAATTNQRSRILAAGVMSNFVVAFIAFLLFFGPVLGGIGSVSDAMITDVNSESPANKAGIDENMVITQINDTQTRNANDVINYMMNVSPGSTVEVHAVKDGTTSTYEVDIQDKEHEQVQGIYISDVVEGSPAENSGLEKGMLIVGIDNNSVQSINDFSNYMENTSPGQEVEIKALKPNQTDASPEQLNLTLATSPDGTQDKGFIGIFYERRNLESNSLGVEIGNFPATRYLEMLKSIPSRLDELGGWIIIFGLPIVGFGGEGFRGFSGTFAQFFEPIGWAEPLGIGIFWLANALLWIAWLNFYVGLFNCLPAVPLDGGHVFRGYLQSFAQRITGSEGSAENIAGAVTMILTLFILISFAIMIFGPYIVHGF, encoded by the coding sequence TTGAGTAATACAACCATTGCAATTGCAATATTCCTTTTTTACTGGATAGTAGTGTCGTATCTTAAAAAAAGGGGAACACTTGCAAAATACAATATTGATGCCTACGGACCAATATTGATGATCAGGACTGAAAGAGGTCAGGGGTTGTTAAAAAGCCTTGCTAGACCTAAAAGGTTCTGGAGATTGTTTGCAAATATAGGAATCCCTTTGATGTTTGCTGGGATGGTGGCAATGTTTCTGGTTGTAATCCTTTCAGACATTGCGATGCTGACCTCATTCGGAGGACAAACTCCAGAACCCGGAAAATTCAATGAACCTCAGAATATATTCCTGATACCGGGTGTCAATGATTTCATACCGCTTACATGGGGTATTATAGCACTGGTTGTAACCCTTGTAGTCCATGAATTTTCACATGCAATACTTTCCATTGTAGAGAATGTCCGTGTAAAATCAATGGGAATACTGCTTGCTCTCGTACCAATAGGCGGTTTTGCAGAACCAGATGAGGAACAGCTTTTTGGTGTGTCCAGAGATGAAAATGTAGGTAGTAGTGAATCTTCCATTGATGAAAAATCCGGTGAAACAAAAAAGGCTGCAACCACAAATCAGAGGTCAAGGATACTGGCTGCGGGAGTCATGTCAAATTTTGTTGTCGCCTTTATTGCTTTCTTGCTTTTCTTTGGACCTGTTCTTGGTGGAATCGGTTCAGTTAGTGATGCAATGATTACCGATGTAAATTCGGAATCCCCTGCTAATAAAGCAGGTATAGATGAAAACATGGTGATAACCCAGATTAATGATACACAAACAAGGAATGCAAATGATGTCATCAATTATATGATGAATGTATCACCCGGTTCTACGGTAGAGGTTCATGCGGTAAAGGATGGAACAACATCTACCTATGAAGTAGATATACAGGACAAAGAGCATGAACAGGTTCAGGGTATCTATATAAGCGATGTAGTAGAAGGATCACCGGCAGAGAATTCAGGGCTTGAAAAAGGAATGTTGATAGTAGGAATTGATAATAATTCAGTACAATCAATCAATGATTTTTCTAACTATATGGAAAATACAAGTCCGGGACAGGAAGTTGAAATAAAAGCTTTAAAGCCTAACCAGACCGATGCCAGTCCTGAACAATTAAATCTGACATTAGCCACATCTCCGGATGGCACACAGGATAAAGGTTTTATTGGTATATTCTATGAAAGAAGAAATCTTGAAAGTAATTCACTCGGGGTTGAAATCGGGAACTTTCCGGCTACCAGATACCTTGAAATGCTAAAAAGTATCCCTTCAAGACTTGATGAGCTTGGTGGATGGATAATTATCTTTGGGCTGCCTATTGTAGGTTTTGGAGGCGAAGGATTTCGAGGATTCAGCGGGACTTTTGCACAATTCTTTGAGCCTATAGGATGGGCTGAGCCACTTGGAATAGGTATATTCTGGCTGGCAAATGCTCTTCTCTGGATTGCATGGTTGAATTTCTATGTTGGATTGTTCAACTGTCTTCCAGCTGTACCACTTGATGGAGGTCATGTATTCAGAGGATATTTGCAGTCGTTTGCACAGCGTATAACCGGTAGTGAAGGTTCTGCAGAAAATATTGCAGGTGCAGTGACGATGATATTAACCTTGTTCATTCTGATATCATTTGCAATTATGATATTTGGACCCTACATTGTCCACGGGTTCTGA
- the cutA gene encoding divalent-cation tolerance protein CutA: MYMEVYITAGSMEEAREIGSALVSEKLVACVNMFPISSIYEWQGNMEEDEEIAMLVKTTSDRFEKIKKRVQELHSYDQPCIVTWDISGETGYMKWVYDETHK, encoded by the coding sequence ATGTATATGGAGGTATATATAACTGCGGGAAGTATGGAAGAAGCCCGTGAAATCGGGAGTGCACTGGTTTCTGAAAAACTTGTTGCCTGTGTTAATATGTTTCCCATAAGTTCGATTTATGAATGGCAGGGGAATATGGAAGAAGATGAAGAAATCGCAATGCTTGTTAAAACCACAAGTGATAGATTCGAAAAAATTAAAAAAAGGGTACAAGAACTTCACAGCTACGACCAGCCATGTATCGTAACATGGGATATTAGTGGAGAAACTGGTTACATGAAATGGGTGTATGATGAAACCCATAAATAA
- a CDS encoding fumarate hydratase: MTEITRESVINATINVLKKSETSLPDDVVDALKSAENTESSEVARSQINAVLKNVDIARKHEIPMCQDTGILIFYIQIGKKLRLDFDLEDAIEEGVRYATSDIPLRPNAVDPITRKNSGNNVGTGLPDIKYQFIEGNCLTITVAPKGAGSENMSRLQMFNPTQLDSIKKFATETVLNAGGKPCPPLILGIGIGGSFDKAPRLAKSALLENISEMDDFEKDILDDVNSLGIGPMGIGGDTTALSVKVKKSHCHTASLPVAVNIQCWANRHASVTLGDDD; encoded by the coding sequence TTGACAGAGATTACCAGAGAATCAGTAATTAATGCCACAATTAATGTTTTAAAAAAATCAGAAACCAGCCTACCAGATGATGTTGTGGACGCTTTAAAATCTGCTGAAAATACTGAATCCAGTGAAGTTGCAAGATCCCAGATAAATGCTGTTTTAAAAAACGTCGATATTGCCAGAAAACATGAAATACCGATGTGTCAGGATACCGGAATCCTTATTTTTTATATACAGATAGGAAAAAAACTGAGACTGGATTTTGACCTCGAAGATGCTATAGAAGAAGGTGTTAGATACGCCACCTCTGATATACCACTGCGTCCCAATGCTGTTGACCCTATTACCCGTAAAAATAGTGGAAACAATGTCGGTACGGGTTTGCCCGATATTAAATATCAATTTATTGAAGGAAACTGTTTGACCATTACAGTTGCTCCAAAGGGTGCTGGGTCAGAAAACATGAGTCGATTACAAATGTTTAATCCTACCCAATTAGATAGTATCAAAAAGTTTGCCACCGAAACAGTGCTTAATGCAGGTGGCAAACCATGCCCACCATTAATTCTGGGTATTGGTATCGGTGGTTCATTCGATAAAGCTCCAAGACTTGCAAAATCCGCTCTTTTGGAGAACATCAGTGAAATGGATGATTTTGAAAAGGATATTCTGGATGATGTAAATTCACTTGGGATTGGACCCATGGGTATCGGTGGGGATACTACTGCTCTTTCTGTGAAGGTCAAAAAATCCCACTGTCATACTGCATCACTGCCTGTTGCTGTAAACATCCAATGCTGGGCAAACCGTCATGCTTCGGTTACACTTGGAGATGATGATTAA
- a CDS encoding FumA C-terminus/TtdB family hydratase beta subunit, producing the protein MVHYLYTPIDKQDIMKLNTGDIVYLTGTVLTARDEAHKRILEIAEKGKNLPFELNGSVVYHCGPLMKKDNGGWDVVAAGPTTSSRMSGMTPELLEKFNVRALVGKGGMQNVSDSMKNRCVYLAYTGGCAALAVESIKKVSNVYWLDLGMPEAVWELEIKNFGPLIVGIDAKGNDLYSEITERAKKMFLNI; encoded by the coding sequence ATGGTACACTATCTTTACACTCCTATTGATAAACAGGACATCATGAAATTAAATACCGGTGATATTGTATATCTTACCGGTACTGTATTGACTGCAAGGGATGAAGCCCATAAACGCATACTGGAAATCGCGGAAAAAGGCAAGAATTTACCTTTTGAACTTAACGGTTCTGTGGTTTATCACTGTGGACCTTTGATGAAAAAAGATAATGGTGGATGGGACGTTGTTGCTGCAGGTCCCACAACCAGTAGCAGAATGTCTGGTATGACCCCCGAACTTCTTGAAAAATTCAATGTCCGCGCACTGGTAGGAAAAGGTGGAATGCAAAACGTCTCCGATTCAATGAAAAACAGGTGCGTATATCTGGCATATACCGGTGGATGTGCTGCGCTTGCAGTTGAATCAATAAAAAAAGTCTCTAATGTTTACTGGCTGGATCTTGGTATGCCAGAAGCAGTTTGGGAACTAGAGATTAAAAATTTTGGACCACTTATAGTCGGAATCGATGCAAAGGGTAACGACCTGTATTCAGAAATTACAGAACGTGCTAAAAAAATGTTTCTAAATATTTAA
- a CDS encoding DUF367 family protein, with amino-acid sequence MNSVNNNVELYIYHVSQCDPKKCTGKKMARFYLAQIFDKINKIPRGCILLDPMAEQALSPADDVSKGITVLDCSWEEIDKVLPQILKRNLKHRALPFLVAANPVNFGKPFRLNSVEAFAAALYITGHKQQASDILSKFKWGLHFIEMNKEPLEEYSRAKDSTEIIQIQNQYLD; translated from the coding sequence ATGAATTCAGTAAATAACAATGTTGAACTTTATATATATCATGTCAGCCAGTGCGACCCTAAAAAATGTACAGGCAAAAAAATGGCACGTTTTTACCTTGCACAGATTTTTGATAAAATAAATAAAATCCCCAGAGGCTGTATACTTCTTGACCCTATGGCAGAACAGGCACTGTCACCGGCAGATGATGTATCAAAAGGAATAACTGTTCTTGACTGTTCATGGGAAGAAATCGACAAGGTATTACCACAGATACTTAAGAGAAATTTAAAACACCGAGCTTTACCATTTCTTGTTGCAGCCAATCCAGTAAATTTCGGGAAACCTTTCAGACTCAATTCTGTCGAAGCATTTGCAGCTGCTTTATACATTACTGGACATAAGCAACAGGCGTCAGATATTTTGTCCAAATTCAAATGGGGACTACATTTTATTGAAATGAATAAAGAACCACTTGAAGAATATTCCAGAGCAAAAGACAGTACAGAAATAATACAAATACAGAACCAGTATCTAGATTGA
- the tnpB gene encoding IS200/IS605 family element RNA-guided endonuclease TnpB — MLKAYKYRMYPNQTQQELITKHIGASRFIYNWALENKIKSYEQDGKAISRFELNKQIRALKDDYEWLKEINSQSLQGATLNLENAFTKFFKEKSGFPKFKSKKNPVQSFSVPQYYKVDFGNNKVYIPKIGWIKTRLHRSFDGKQRTATITRTPTGKYYISILVDDDKQLPQKQTFYEVNTIGVDVGIKDFAVTSDGEKIDNPRYLKNSIERLKVLQKRLSRKKKGSNNYRKLKHQIAKYHEKIANQREDFQHKLSSRLISENQAVALECLNVKGLLKNHNLAQHITDASWSSFVQKLEYKAEWYGKNIIKIERFDPSSKICHVCGYHHQDLELKDREWECPDCKTIHDRDINASVNIKKFALDRQNLIGINSPSG, encoded by the coding sequence ATGTTAAAAGCCTACAAGTATCGTATGTATCCAAATCAAACTCAACAGGAGTTAATTACAAAACATATAGGAGCTAGTAGGTTCATATACAACTGGGCATTGGAGAACAAAATCAAATCTTATGAGCAGGATGGTAAAGCAATATCAAGATTTGAATTGAACAAACAGATAAGGGCATTAAAAGATGACTATGAATGGTTGAAAGAGATTAACTCACAATCATTACAGGGAGCTACTCTTAACCTGGAAAATGCTTTTACCAAATTTTTCAAAGAAAAATCAGGTTTTCCAAAGTTTAAATCCAAGAAAAACCCAGTACAATCGTTTTCTGTTCCTCAGTATTATAAAGTCGATTTTGGTAATAATAAAGTATACATACCTAAAATCGGCTGGATAAAAACCAGGCTTCATAGAAGTTTTGATGGTAAACAAAGGACTGCAACTATAACAAGAACACCGACAGGAAAATATTATATCAGTATTTTAGTCGATGACGACAAACAATTACCACAAAAACAGACATTCTACGAAGTTAATACTATAGGAGTCGATGTAGGAATCAAGGATTTCGCTGTAACATCCGATGGTGAAAAAATCGATAATCCAAGATACCTGAAAAATTCAATTGAAAGATTGAAGGTATTACAGAAAAGGCTCAGCAGAAAAAAGAAGGGTTCTAACAATTACAGGAAACTGAAACATCAGATAGCAAAATATCATGAGAAAATTGCTAATCAGAGAGAAGATTTCCAGCATAAATTAAGTTCCAGGTTGATAAGCGAGAACCAAGCTGTAGCACTGGAATGTTTGAATGTAAAAGGACTGCTGAAAAATCATAATCTGGCACAGCATATAACCGATGCTTCATGGAGTAGTTTTGTTCAGAAATTAGAGTATAAAGCAGAATGGTACGGTAAAAATATTATCAAGATAGAACGATTCGACCCATCAAGCAAAATCTGTCATGTATGTGGATATCATCATCAGGATTTAGAACTTAAAGACAGAGAATGGGAATGTCCTGACTGTAAAACGATACATGATAGGGACATCAACGCATCAGTTAACATTAAAAAATTCGCGTTGGATAGACAGAATCTAATAGGCATCAATTCACCTTCGGGATGA
- a CDS encoding protoglobin domain-containing protein, whose product MLKTSGFSTFHYYKDWLDYQYEIGLRHHRTKKNETDNVDSVPNINYKYLSAFIYPITSTIKPFLGKKGHNQEEVNKMYNAWFKAVVLTVTLWSYPYVMENDF is encoded by the coding sequence ATGCTGAAGACATCAGGGTTTTCTACCTTCCATTATTATAAAGATTGGCTCGATTACCAGTACGAAATAGGACTGCGTCATCACAGAACCAAAAAGAATGAAACAGATAATGTAGATTCGGTTCCAAATATCAATTACAAATACCTAAGCGCCTTTATATATCCCATAACTTCCACAATCAAACCGTTCCTTGGAAAGAAAGGTCACAATCAGGAAGAAGTTAACAAAATGTATAATGCGTGGTTTAAAGCGGTTGTTCTTACTGTTACGTTATGGAGTTATCCATACGTAATGGAAAATGATTTTTAA
- the dps gene encoding DNA protection during starvation protein, which yields MAKVAREVVEKAGVDVDKLVDLLVKNAAAEFTTFYYYTLLRFNLIGLDGEGIKEIAEDARIEDRNHFEALLPRIYELGGEIPNDMKEFHDISGCPPAYLPENPNDVQEILKVLVEAERCAVRQYTHICNMTAGKDHRTYDLALAILHEEVQHEAWFAEFLGEGPSGHFRRPAGKNSPYVSKFHE from the coding sequence ATGGCAAAAGTAGCTAGAGAAGTAGTTGAAAAAGCGGGAGTAGATGTTGATAAATTAGTTGATTTACTTGTTAAAAATGCAGCAGCAGAATTTACAACATTCTACTATTATACACTATTAAGGTTTAATTTAATTGGACTGGATGGTGAAGGTATAAAAGAGATTGCTGAGGATGCACGTATAGAGGACAGAAACCACTTTGAAGCCCTGCTTCCAAGGATTTATGAACTTGGTGGTGAAATACCAAATGACATGAAAGAGTTCCATGATATATCAGGGTGTCCACCTGCATATCTTCCTGAAAACCCAAATGACGTACAGGAAATACTTAAAGTGCTGGTAGAAGCTGAAAGATGTGCAGTACGCCAGTATACTCATATATGCAATATGACAGCTGGTAAAGACCACCGAACCTATGACTTGGCGCTTGCTATCCTTCACGAGGAAGTACAGCACGAGGCATGGTTTGCGGAATTCCTTGGTGAAGGTCCATCAGGACACTTTAGACGTCCTGCAGGTAAAAACTCACCATATGTATCCAAATTCCATGAATAA
- a CDS encoding ZIP family metal transporter translates to MVDLSLLQDMHPVLQALFAGVFTWMMTLTGASAVFIIRDVDRLIMDVMLGFAAGVMIAASYWSLLAPSIEMSLQNGQLPWFPALVGFLLGGVFLRGIDKLLPHLQYGRPSNASEGIKTPWKRSTLLVLAVTLHNIPEGLAIGVAFGAVAGGGYPYATLSGAMALTIGIGIQNLPEGTVVSVPLRRDGMSSFKSFLYGQSSAIVEPVASVVGAALVILVRPLLPYALAFAAGAMIFVVVEEMIPESQRGGNAPLATMGSMVGFSLMMVLDVAFG, encoded by the coding sequence TTGGTAGACCTATCTTTGTTACAGGATATGCATCCGGTTTTACAGGCGCTATTTGCAGGGGTTTTTACATGGATGATGACTCTTACCGGTGCATCTGCGGTATTCATTATTAGGGATGTTGATAGATTGATAATGGATGTAATGCTGGGTTTTGCGGCAGGTGTAATGATTGCCGCCAGTTACTGGTCATTACTTGCACCTTCTATAGAAATGTCACTGCAAAATGGTCAGCTGCCTTGGTTTCCGGCTCTGGTAGGTTTTCTGCTTGGTGGGGTTTTTTTGCGTGGTATAGATAAACTATTACCCCATCTTCAATATGGTAGACCAAGTAATGCAAGTGAAGGAATAAAAACACCATGGAAACGCAGTACTTTGCTGGTACTTGCTGTAACTCTTCATAATATACCCGAAGGACTTGCAATAGGTGTTGCGTTTGGTGCGGTAGCAGGAGGAGGATACCCCTATGCTACATTATCGGGAGCAATGGCTTTGACCATAGGTATAGGCATCCAGAATCTTCCTGAAGGGACAGTGGTTTCAGTTCCGCTCAGAAGAGACGGGATGTCCAGTTTCAAAAGTTTTCTCTATGGACAATCATCAGCTATAGTGGAACCTGTAGCCAGTGTAGTGGGTGCAGCTCTTGTGATTTTGGTTCGTCCACTACTGCCCTACGCACTCGCATTTGCAGCAGGTGCTATGATTTTTGTAGTTGTAGAAGAAATGATTCCCGAATCTCAGAGAGGAGGAAACGCACCACTTGCAACAATGGGTTCTATGGTAGGATTTTCACTGATGATGGTTTTGGATGTAGCGTTTGGCTGA
- a CDS encoding daunorubicin resistance protein DrrA family ABC transporter ATP-binding protein translates to MKQKIKLHIISLIKRLDKVNAIEVDSLTKQYKKFTVVDDITFNVNEGEIFAFLGPNGAGKTTSLKILTTILQPTSGNIKVNGYDVLHKKNDVRKSIGVIFQSNSLDEKLTAYENMEYHAVLYKVPKKEIKGRVNKLLENVELLDRKDDLIKTFSGGMKRRIEIARGLIHTPQVLFLDEPTIGLDAHTRAFLWEYIRNLKDNNNLTVFLTTHNLDEAEKIADRIAIIDKGKIQTIGTFEQIKEMTGVDTLEQAFLKLTGHEIRR, encoded by the coding sequence ATGAAACAGAAAATAAAACTACATATAATTTCATTAATCAAGAGGCTGGATAAAGTGAATGCAATTGAAGTTGACTCTCTAACAAAGCAATATAAAAAATTTACAGTAGTTGATGATATTACATTCAATGTCAATGAAGGAGAAATTTTTGCATTTCTGGGACCTAATGGAGCCGGTAAAACAACCTCACTAAAAATCCTAACAACCATACTCCAGCCTACATCAGGAAATATCAAAGTAAACGGATACGATGTTCTGCACAAGAAAAATGATGTAAGAAAATCTATAGGTGTTATATTCCAGAGTAACAGTCTTGATGAAAAATTGACTGCATATGAAAATATGGAATATCATGCAGTGCTTTACAAAGTTCCCAAGAAAGAAATTAAAGGACGGGTGAACAAACTACTTGAAAATGTTGAACTTCTGGATAGAAAAGATGATCTTATCAAAACCTTTTCTGGCGGGATGAAGCGCAGAATCGAAATTGCAAGAGGGCTTATCCACACCCCACAGGTGCTCTTCCTTGATGAGCCCACAATTGGACTGGATGCACATACAAGAGCATTTTTGTGGGAATATATAAGAAACTTAAAAGATAATAACAACCTTACCGTATTTCTAACAACACATAATCTGGACGAGGCTGAAAAAATAGCCGACCGAATAGCCATAATAGACAAAGGTAAGATACAGACGATTGGAACTTTTGAACAGATTAAAGAGATGACAGGGGTTGATACCCTGGAACAGGCGTTCTTAAAACTTACAGGACATGAGATCCGGCGTTAA
- a CDS encoding ABC transporter permease, with the protein MLGPIRIMWMRQIKEYWRSKPRLIASIAQPTIFLMALGFGLGPVFQQAGGGDYVQFLTPGILGMALLFGSVFNGVSILWDKQFGFLKESLVAPVPRISLLIGHSIGGATTAVFQGVVLLPVSYFIGFRLDSLLFIPLIILFMFLISFLFSLLGISMGAKLDDPEAFPLIINLVIIPIFFLSGALFPINNLPDVVTTLAKLNPLSYGVDGLRGSMTGSSDFGIVTDIGILLIVTFILLVISNYLFEKLET; encoded by the coding sequence ATGCTTGGCCCAATACGCATCATGTGGATGAGACAAATAAAAGAGTACTGGAGATCAAAACCAAGGCTTATAGCTTCAATTGCCCAACCAACAATATTCCTTATGGCTCTTGGGTTTGGACTTGGACCAGTATTCCAACAAGCAGGTGGAGGGGATTATGTCCAATTTCTTACACCGGGAATACTGGGTATGGCACTTTTGTTTGGGTCAGTGTTTAACGGGGTCTCTATATTATGGGACAAACAATTTGGTTTTTTAAAAGAAAGTCTTGTTGCACCCGTCCCCCGTATATCTTTATTAATCGGGCATTCCATAGGAGGAGCTACTACTGCAGTGTTCCAGGGTGTCGTGCTACTACCTGTAAGTTATTTTATAGGATTCAGGTTAGATAGTCTGTTATTTATACCATTGATAATACTGTTTATGTTTTTAATCTCATTTTTATTTTCACTGCTTGGAATATCAATGGGCGCTAAACTGGATGACCCTGAAGCTTTTCCATTGATAATCAACCTTGTGATAATACCAATATTCTTCCTGTCTGGTGCACTCTTTCCGATAAATAACCTCCCCGATGTTGTCACTACACTGGCAAAACTCAATCCATTATCCTACGGTGTCGATGGATTAAGAGGTTCCATGACAGGTAGCTCTGATTTTGGAATAGTTACTGATATAGGTATTTTACTGATAGTTACGTTTATACTTCTGGTTATAAGCAATTACCTTTTCGAAAAATTAGAAACCTGA